The Pieris napi chromosome 11, ilPieNapi1.2, whole genome shotgun sequence DNA segment TATTAACCTCTGGATAAGTAGAGTATATTCGTGAAGAATTCTGCTAATATGGTAACGAAATTGGATTGTACACGCGTTTTGACCAATTAAATCATTTCCTTCCTATGGCATAgattaagtaaatttaataagtatttattatttctaaccTCGCGATTGATTAATACTGTAATAATTGGTACACACACTATCAAGAACTCAATGTTTTGtctcgtttatttattttgaatgagAACGGGAGTAAAAAGGAGAAAAATACCAATTTTCAGTACATTTCTGAATGAGGGTAAGAATATAAAACCAACGCCAcgcaatgaatgttgcttgTAAAGTCTGCAGTGTTCCTAGATGCCCATTTTCACGGCTTAGTTTATTTCTACTGATCTAATAATTCTTGGACTAGGTAACTTTTGGCTTCTTCAGCCTTATTGGTTCTcttttctaatttaatatatgtgtACACGTTTGTGAGACAACGAAAAGAACATAAGTCGTACATTTTTATATCAGTTTTTAAACCCTCCTAAAAAGAGACAATTCGAGTATAACTTTTTTCCATTAGAACCCAAAATAAGTTTGACTTTTGGAAAAAAGACAAAGATTTCCACAAGAAATCTTTTGGTGTAGATCcgttagatatataaatatatattttgcattTACTTTTTCAGCCAAAATGACCAACGCAACTAATGAAACAATTGGAAAGGTTCTGAATTTCGATCACCTCACGTTTTGGGTGGCAAATGCTAAAACggtaaaaagttatatatttactatgcTATCTTAAAAGCTTCGGTCAGGCCAATGCCTTTTTACTACcaatgtagtaaatttttgtgACTGTGCCTGCCAATGTTAATTGCgcaaataataatctatacaTATTTGCTATAAAATTGTTGCAGGCGTCAACTTACTTTGTAGCGCGCTTCGGTTTCAAACCTTTCGCTGTTCGAGAGGCCTCTGAAGATAATCCCGTTCAGTCCTATGTGGTTCAATTAAATAAGGTAATGTTACATTaaccttatttatataattatataaaaagatttctgatttgataataaaacagtcTAGTTCGGCCCTTAAAATTGACAAACTATATTGGTTATCTTTGAATGTAAGTTTTTGGAGCTGCGATTTCGCAAtttcgttatttttttaatcagtttgtgaaaaattatcactatgttaaatatttttttaatttaatttttaaatccacACATAGATGTTTATTGTTCGGTAATTGGTGCGACGTTgttagcttaattagccgttcaattaacagcctagccgttTAATTAAACGACGCCGTTTAACTAGGCGCCTGAATGATGTTAAGGTGCGAGCCGAATACTcgaatcatttaaatttaatccaTAAAACTTTGTGTAAGATATTAAAAGCTGATATAATACAATGATTATATTATGTCAATTCcagataacaataatatttcaatcaCCGATATCAACTGAAGGTGTGATCACATTGGACATCGCCGCTCATGGCGATTTTGTTAAGGATGTCGCATTCGAAGTTAATAATCTggaagaaattataaaaagagcAGGCCAACAAGGCGCTATTATTGTAAAAGACGTGATCGAAGAATGTGATGATAATGGTGTCGTTAAGTTTGCTGTTCTAAAAACGGTATAgtatttttgcaaattaattattatgtaccgAGCTTGATAAAATAGTATTTCTACATAgacaaaaacctttttagttcatatgataatttgttaatataatttagcaagtaggtgatcagcctcctgtgccttacacacgccgtcgaatttttcGTGTCGAGTCTAAGGcgctcgcgagccctctggcattgcgagtgtccatgggcggcggtatcacttaacatcaggtgagactcctgcccgtttgccccctgttctataaaaaagaaaaaaaaaggcaagccggtttcctcaccgttcgagcgaatgttaaatgctcaCATAGACAGAAATCATTACTGAACTAAGTAAcagtgatttttattaaaagacaCACCAAAAAATACTCGACATTGGCATCATATCATTCTAGTTTATGTTTATCATCATTATTTTTCAGTATGGTGACAATACACACACGTTGATAGATAAGTCGCTGTACAAAGGAAGATTTCTGCCGGGATACACGATTATCGAAGACGTTGATATTGTCAATAAGCTTTTGTAAGTAAAACACTTCGTTACATAGTGATTTTATTTCTGTTGGTGTAGACAATCTTGGGCCGTGGgtttcaagtgcacaggcgctaattacaGATTttgttggcgcctggtagatagtacctgTAAACCAaagctttcctcgctcaacgattaagtatcgcaatagagcgaggaaatgctgccagtgatatacactgccacagggacgaaactttgaaatttgtttaatctttctatttatttatttttattattattactatagaatattgtaaacacTTCTAACATCATGGTTCGTAAATAAAGACAACacgcaaaaaaatataagtaattaaaatttgtataaaaattttctTCTCCAAATGTTTTCTATAGGATTCAATTGATTAATATTTCCATAAGGTATAGACATTTTTACTATGTCAATATGTATTTAGGCCAGACACTCATCTTGAATTCATTGACCACGTGGAAGGAAACATGGAGGATGGGACTCTAGAGGATTCTATCGCGTGGTATGAAAAGAACCTCAATATGCAcaggtatatatattttgtacctTCCACTAATATGAATAATACTTACATAATTAATCTACCTTTAATAGCCTTGTCAGttatagaatttttaatatacctcAAATTCAGTAAGACTAGGCTTTGTACAAACTACCGACCATGGACTCCAAGCGCCGGttaaaagatataataattcCAATAAAGAACAgtataattgttaaatttcaTATCTTGGATTGGTCTTATAGTATGATtagttgtttttgtttgtctATTCAtgttttggtattttttttttttaatttatgtaaatgtatACGTATTTCAGTATGGCCCTCTAAAAAAACTCTGGTAAAACTCCATTGGTTTTTTGCTGccaaatattaaagttttttttcttatgtcaccttatattatatacaatgaaTGTGGTAGGGAAGATACAGTACATTAGAATTCAACGCGCCACAAACCTAAGTATtagaaatatgaggcccagacctagaggttgtagcgccactgatttattttatttattaacattattactataagtatttatgtaatattttaaatattaataatcatttattttattattaataatttaattttagattctGGTGCGTTGATTACACCCATGATTTGGTTCCCTACTCGTGTATCAACTCGGCATCTGTTATCAACGAATCAGAGACTGTTCtagtaagtaaaatataatcaattaatcaaaaaaaatatttaaaaaattaaatccaaCTTCGTATGCAAATCTACTAAAACTAAAGatttctttacttattatattttttatctgtacTCTAGAAATGCGTAATACCTACAATCTACATCTTCCATCCTCTCACCTCCCTGttctaatcaaaataaaacgttCTCATGTAACTTTTAGTTTCCGAGATGTTGTGGACAAACATACGAAGTCACACACACAtatgtgtttattattatttacgtgTTGGAAGCCTTCATTATActcatattatacaatattatgaaaatcCAGTAACATAACAGACCAGACTACTCCGTTTTTGAAGTCagataaaatcaaaatcaaaatcaaaatacgtttattcaatttagatgcttcttagagcatgcttatgaatgtcaacaacgtttacaaaattcacgaaagagcagggctacgccatccgttcgcaaaaactaccaggaggccttgttctgagaagaacgggcaagaaactcagcaagttctgccctccctttacattacaattatttaaaggaaaatgtcataaaccacaacgtcattaaagttacataagtaaaaaaaaaaatctgttctgtgatttaccacattcaccattacacacatattcataacacttcaaagataacaaatcaaattataagaatataattagaactatTGCCAAGCGTTTTTATCTTCCAGGTAGTCATTGACTGTGTAGTAATCTTTAcacattaaggttttttttatatgtgttttgaatctgtttaaagGCAGTTCCAATATTTCACTAGGAATCATATTATAGCAGCGTATACTTAGGCCCAtaaatgaagtatttattttctgcaACCTGTAAGACGGCTGGAAAAGTTTTCCCTTATTTCTTGTATTCCTATTGTGAATGTCGCTGTTCTTTAAAAGAGAACTAATATTACTACGCACAAAAATGATACAGTTGTAAATATATTGGGAAGGTACCGTCAAAATATCGATTTTCTTGAACAAATTTCTAAGTGAAGTGCCTGGTTTCAAGCAATAAATTGACCTAATAGCACGTTTTTGcaagataaaaataggtaGATTGTATATCTGCTGCATAAAAGAATTCCATACGACATAACGCtgtgaaagtaactaaaatatactattcTGGCAGTTTCCTCGTCTGTGAGTTGCCTAATTTTCCTAATAGCGTATGCCGCAGAACTAAGCTTGTCAGAAAGTTTAGTGATATGCTGACTCCATTGAAGTTTTTGGTCTATTGTAATGCCCAGAAATACCGTAGAATCAACtaagtttagtttttcatTGTTCAATTTAAGCTCTATAGTTGTAGTTTTAACATTAGGTAAAGTAAATCttatgcatttcgtttttgtggcatttaattgtaaattatttgcagAAAACCAGCACACTATTTCAGAAAGTGCATTGTtcacatcgtcaaaatttgtcTTATATCAAAAAACAACTAAAGCTTATTAATGTCAAATATTTCCGTTGCGTCAATTGGAAATACTCGCTGCCAAtttttctcaaaaataatgttgctattactaataaaaaaatccctAAAACCTGTCTAATGGCTGACAGACTGCTgagacattaaaaaaaaatctttggcgctacaacctttttaggtctgggcctcagatttctgtatctgtttcatgatcatttgttaatctaatacgcaagtaggtgatcagaccgcacgccgtcgactttttgtcgaggaaagccggttttctcaccaagttttccttcaccgttcgaggttaaattcgcacatacaaagaaagtccattggtgcacaaacggctatcgaacctacgacctcagggatgagagtcgcacgctaaagccactaggccaacactgctcctacTGCTGAGcttacttttataattaaatatttgtatacagCTATCTATGAATGAAGCGGCAAAGGGACTTCGTCCAACAAGCAAAGCCAGAGAGTTCGTCAAAGCCCACGGTTCGTCCGGCGTTGAACACGTCGCTTTATATACAGATGATATAATTACTACTGTAAGTATAACACTAAA contains these protein-coding regions:
- the LOC125054174 gene encoding 4-hydroxyphenylpyruvate dioxygenase-like, producing the protein MTNATNETIGKVLNFDHLTFWVANAKTASTYFVARFGFKPFAVREASEDNPVQSYVVQLNKITIIFQSPISTEGVITLDIAAHGDFVKDVAFEVNNLEEIIKRAGQQGAIIVKDVIEECDDNGVVKFAVLKTYGDNTHTLIDKSLYKGRFLPGYTIIEDVDIVNKLLPDTHLEFIDHVEGNMEDGTLEDSIAWYEKNLNMHRFWCVDYTHDLVPYSCINSASVINESETVLLSMNEAAKGLRPTSKAREFVKAHGSSGVEHVALYTDDIITTMRNLKERGAEIITWPATYYDMIKEKLNKSSLKVQETIDDLKEQNVLIDFDERGYMLQAFTKHVQARPTLFLEIIQRRNHRGFGSMNYKWVFEAIEQMNEKKTET